A part of Leifsonia xyli subsp. xyli str. CTCB07 genomic DNA contains:
- a CDS encoding class I SAM-dependent methyltransferase, whose protein sequence is MSKADLSKQPVQVVAMFDEVSTHYDRTNAVLSMGNASLWRAATTRAVGPLAGETILDIAAGTGTSSASLARNGARVVAADFSPGMIEVGRRRQSGNPFVTFQQADATDLPFPDDTFDAVTIAFGLRNIVEPRRALAEFYRVTKPGGRVVICEFSHPPVALIRSGYNVYLRWGMPVLARAASSNPAAYEYLMDSIQAWPEQPELAAWLREAGYQDVAWRNLTAGIVALHRGWKPLTAKAAPAAESVLKQSAPEDSAPGEPERGKPGPDSSATATSATAKPATRKSAPAKSESVAPSPRKSAPEKSVAAKPASPKPATAKPAIDKSTDSAGKPSGSAGRSSGRGAASGGGAGSEYSSSAIPPEGEQ, encoded by the coding sequence GTGAGTAAGGCCGACCTCAGTAAGCAGCCCGTGCAGGTCGTCGCCATGTTCGATGAGGTCTCCACCCACTACGACCGGACCAACGCCGTCCTCTCGATGGGCAATGCGAGCCTCTGGCGAGCGGCGACGACCCGAGCCGTCGGCCCTCTCGCCGGCGAGACCATTCTCGACATCGCCGCGGGCACGGGAACATCTAGCGCCTCCCTCGCCCGCAACGGCGCCCGCGTCGTCGCGGCCGACTTCTCTCCGGGCATGATCGAGGTCGGCCGGCGGCGGCAATCCGGCAACCCGTTCGTTACTTTCCAGCAGGCCGATGCCACTGACCTCCCGTTCCCCGACGACACCTTCGACGCGGTCACCATCGCGTTCGGCCTGCGCAACATCGTCGAACCGCGCCGGGCGCTCGCGGAGTTCTACCGCGTCACCAAGCCGGGCGGTCGTGTCGTGATCTGCGAGTTCTCCCACCCTCCCGTGGCTCTCATCCGCAGCGGGTACAACGTGTATCTCCGCTGGGGGATGCCCGTGCTGGCGCGTGCGGCGAGTTCCAACCCGGCCGCGTACGAGTATCTGATGGACTCGATTCAGGCCTGGCCGGAGCAGCCGGAGCTTGCGGCGTGGTTGCGGGAGGCTGGATATCAGGATGTGGCCTGGCGCAACCTGACGGCGGGGATCGTGGCACTGCACAGGGGCTGGAAGCCGCTCACCGCGAAGGCGGCCCCCGCAGCGGAGTCTGTGCTGAAGCAGTCTGCGCCGGAGGACTCTGCGCCGGGTGAGCCCGAACGGGGAAAGCCAGGACCCGACAGCTCGGCCACGGCGACGTCTGCGACGGCGAAGCCCGCCACCCGCAAGTCCGCGCCCGCGAAATCTGAGAGCGTGGCACCCTCCCCCCGGAAGTCCGCGCCGGAGAAATCCGTCGCCGCGAAACCTGCGTCCCCGAAGCCCGCGACCGCGAAGCCCGCCATCGACAAATCAACAGACTCGGCAGGAAAACCTTCCGGCTCGGCGGGAAGGTCCTCCGGTCGCGGGGCGGCATCCGGGGGAGGCGCTGGTTCCGAATACTCATCGTCCGCCATCCCACCCGAGGGGGAGCAGTGA